From Agrobacterium vitis:
CTCTCTCGGAACAGCCAGATCGTCTTGGCATCCGGCACCTTCTGCGAAAGGGAAAGGCCAAGGAAACGCATAAACGACAGCCGGTCCTGGATAACAAACTCTGCTTGGTCGTCGGAGAGATTATAAAGCGCTTGCAGCACCAGGATTTTAAACATCAGAACCGACGGAAATGGTGGACGTCCACCCTTCGATCCGTCGGACCGCTTCAGCGCCTTCGCTAAAGGTTTTTCAAATATCGCCCATGGAATGATGCTGTTGAGCTTCTCCAGCGGATCGCCGACGGCACTCAGCCGTTCGTAACGATCATCCAAATCCCAAAAGCCCGGTTGCCCACGCATCATCCGCTCCCAGAAAATCACACTGGCCGGATTGAATCATGAAACGCGGAAAATGGGGAGGTTTTTAGAGGTGTCCAATTCCTTAAATCGGCATCGATTTCAGGAGAAATTATGCAACAGATCTATAGTGTTACAGCGTCCTTTGTGCGTTTTATAAAACCCACGTCGCTGTAAAGCGCAAGTTGGGGTATGTCGATCTGGACAATCAGGCCCGTCGGATGGTTGGACAGCAGGGTAACTTTGCTCTGATGGGCATGGGCTATATCTGCGACAATCGACAGACCGAGGCCAAAACCGGCGCTTTTGCTACGCGACGCATCTCCTTTGAAAAACGGTTCGAAAACCTTTTCTCTGAGATCTTTGGGAATGCCCGGTCCGTCATCGATGACCAGGATCGAAAAAACCGTGCCATTGACCTGGAGTTTAACGAGGACGGTTTTTCCAAACTTTGTTGCATTGTCGCAAAGGTTGGTGACTGCCCGCATGATTGAGAGCGGTCGGCAATTGGCGATCAGCTTGTTTGGCCCCTGATATTCGACATCGAAGCCGATGTCTGAAAAGTCACTGCAAACGGTTTGCAGGATGCTTGCAACATCAACGCGTTCAATGCCTTCGTTTGCAAAATCGTCACGCAGGTAATTCAGGCTTTCGGTCAGAAGATCATCGATATGGTCGATATCCGCCAGCAGGGCCTCCCGCAAAGCGCCGGCCTCCATGCGCTCCGAGCGTAGTCTCAGCCGCGTCAAGGGCGTGCGAACATCATGGCTAATCCCCCGCAGCATTCGGGTCCGGCCATCCACCATGATGCGAATACGGTTTCGCATCCCGTTCAGGGCGCGGGCCAGCGACAGGATCTCGACCGTGCCGCGTTCCTCGAAGATCTGGGAGCTATTGTTGATATCCGACTTTATCGCCGCCTCGGATATTCTCTTTATCGGTTCGGTCACCGCCCTGATCGCAAAGGCAAAGAAAAAAGCGATCAGGACGACCACGGCGATGAAGTAATATGTCGTTTGGCTAAGAAACGAAGTCGTCAGGATGGTATCGGGAAGACCGAAAAATACAACCATTGTCTGGTCATCAACTTTCTCGGCAAACACACGACGACCATCCAGAAACGCCCGCCAGCCGCCAAGGGGCGGTTCTCCCTCAGGCGGAAACAGAAAATCGACGACGGTCTCGGCAAAGCCCTGGAACTCCGGGGAGGTCTTGAACTGCTCAGCCAGCGATATCGGTGCAAGCGAGACCTCCAAGCCTGCGTGTTGCGCGTTGGTCAGAATGGAGGTGCGTTCGTCAGGAGAGGCCTTGGCCAAAAGCAGCGCGAGTGTCCTGACTTGTGTGGCCGTGCTTTCCAGATTGGGAATGGCATAATCATTCTTCGCAACATTTTCCAATGTCCTGCCTGTTACGATGACAGTGACCAATGCCAGGAGGATGATAACGGTGATTTGGCCGCGAAGGGTTCTTGGTAGCGCGCGGAAATTCCTAGACATGAACCTCTTCCACGGCGGCAGTGAAGACATAGCCACCCAAGCGAACCGTTTTCAAAAGCGCCGGATCTCGCGGGTCTTTTTCGATTTTCTGTCGCAAGCGGCTGATATGAACATCAATGCTGCGTTCAATCGGCCCTGCCAGGCCAGCATGGGTCGCGCTCAGCAATTGCTCCCTGGTCAGCACGCGTCCAGGATTTTGGCAGAAGGCCAGCAGCAGATCGAATTCATGGGTGGTCATCGCAACACGCGCGTGGCTTGGATCGTGAATCTGCCGCCGGGCAGGATCGACCTGCCAGCCATCGAAGCGGAAAAAGCTTTTCCGTAAACTGTCTGGCCGCTGGGAGGTCGCTCTGGAGCGCCTGAGAAGGCCTTTGATCCGCGCCGTCAATTCCCGGAGAACGAAAGGCTTTGTGACATAGTCGTCAGCGCCGATTTCCAGGCCGACGACACGGTCGATATCGCTGCTCACCGAGGTCAGCA
This genomic window contains:
- a CDS encoding ATP-binding protein, with the translated sequence MSRNFRALPRTLRGQITVIILLALVTVIVTGRTLENVAKNDYAIPNLESTATQVRTLALLLAKASPDERTSILTNAQHAGLEVSLAPISLAEQFKTSPEFQGFAETVVDFLFPPEGEPPLGGWRAFLDGRRVFAEKVDDQTMVVFFGLPDTILTTSFLSQTTYYFIAVVVLIAFFFAFAIRAVTEPIKRISEAAIKSDINNSSQIFEERGTVEILSLARALNGMRNRIRIMVDGRTRMLRGISHDVRTPLTRLRLRSERMEAGALREALLADIDHIDDLLTESLNYLRDDFANEGIERVDVASILQTVCSDFSDIGFDVEYQGPNKLIANCRPLSIMRAVTNLCDNATKFGKTVLVKLQVNGTVFSILVIDDGPGIPKDLREKVFEPFFKGDASRSKSAGFGLGLSIVADIAHAHQSKVTLLSNHPTGLIVQIDIPQLALYSDVGFIKRTKDAVTL
- a CDS encoding response regulator transcription factor; amino-acid sequence: MSDAPKILIVEDDEQIAGMVRDSLNEQGMLVEVAADSAAMDAKMRVLEFDLVVLDVMLPGEDGFSICRRLRGSSDIPILMLTSVSSDIDRVVGLEIGADDYVTKPFVLRELTARIKGLLRRSRATSQRPDSLRKSFFRFDGWQVDPARRQIHDPSHARVAMTTHEFDLLLAFCQNPGRVLTREQLLSATHAGLAGPIERSIDVHISRLRQKIEKDPRDPALLKTVRLGGYVFTAAVEEVHV